The following proteins are co-located in the Trichomycterus rosablanca isolate fTriRos1 chromosome 14, fTriRos1.hap1, whole genome shotgun sequence genome:
- the LOC134327083 gene encoding uncharacterized protein LOC134327083, giving the protein MSKDIYDDVGSFQLSQMDTGERVERMVDIYESVDAVRTQTTGTDPETRAHQPDVHVKEEKQTIDSLKANSTAEKQNFLSSDQNLTEERKQLERRYQILKEEKVEIINNFKNLTERNTKLLRTYEDVLKKFGWKEFGTSYYYISTVVKTWAESRQYCRERGADLVIINSREEQEFMKNLNIDTWIGLSDKLSEGGWKWVDGSALTTEFWMNGEPNNAGNEDCAVLNVLSGAPNNWNDVSCSSRNKLICEIPLKLTWRILRSVEGSVQTERITLRMSNINYDNLGISEMDVEKRTIINEAIYNDEDIYRGQNTETKKNSGSRRSRLVAVSLGLLCFFLLVTNIVLLISYVHVKEDKDGLSQTVDLWNASLTLERENLKSTIQNLNEDRQQQDRRYQILNEEKDEINNKLKQLTERKTPTCDVVNSEEWRKFGTSCYYISTRLKNWAESRQYCRERGADLVIINSREEQEFIKNFKIDAWIGLSDEESEGGWKWVDGSALTSEYWGPGEPNDYGNKEDCAASAHWITEFNNWNDAPCFHNKGWICELTLMSI; this is encoded by the exons ATGTCCAAGGACATCTATGATGACGTGGGCAGCTTTCAGCTTTCTCAGATGGATACTGGAGAACGAGTGGAGAGGATGGTAGATATTTATGAAAGTGTGGATGCTGTTAGAACTCAGACAACCGGCACAGACCCTGAAACACGAGCGCATCAACCAG ATGTTCATGTGAAAGAGGAGAAACAAACCATCGATTCTTTGAAAGCAAACAGCACTGCAGAAAAGCAGAACTTTTTGTCCAGTGACCAAAACCTGACTGAAGAGAGAAAACAGCTGGAGAGACGATATCAGATTCTGAAGGAGGAGAAAGTCGAGATAATCAACAACTTTAAAAACCTGACTGAGAGAAACACAAAGTTACTGAGGACGTATGAAGATGTGTTGAAGAAGTTTG GTTGGAAGGAATTTGGAACGAGTTATTACTACATCTCTACTGTGGTAAAGACCTGGGCTGAGAGCAGACAGTACTGCAGAGAGAGAGGAGCAGATCTGGTGATCATCAACAGCAGAGAGGAACAG GAATTTATGAAGAATTTAAATATTGACACCTGGATCGGTCTAAGTGATAAACTATCAGAGGGGGGGTggaagtgggtggatggatcaGCACTAACCACAGA GTTCTGGATGAACGGTGAACCTAATAATGCCGGAAATGAGGattgtgctgttttaaatgtCCTGTCTGGAGCGCCGAACAACTGGAACGATGTTTCCTGCTCCAGCAGAAATAAACTGATCTGTGAAATTCCACTGAAGT TGACTTGGAGAATTCTGCGTAGTGTTGAAGGTTCAGTACAAACAGAGAGAATCACATTGAGAATGTCAAACATAAACTATGATAATCTGGGCATCAGTGAAATGGACGTGGAAAAGAGGACAATAATAAATGAAGCTATTTATAATGATGAAGACATTTACAGAGGCCAAAATACTGAAACAAAGAAGAATTCAG GATCCAGACGTTCCAGACTGGTAGCAGTGAGTTTGGGGCTGCTGTGTTTTTTCCTGCTGGTTACCAACATAGTGCTGCTCATCAGCT ATGTTCATGTCAAAGAGGATAAAGATGGTCTGTCCCAAACTGTTGATTTGTGGAACGCATCCCTCACTTTAGAGAGAGAGAACCTCAAGTCCACTATCCAAAACCTGAATGAAGACAGACAGCAGCAAGATAGACGTTACCAGATCCTAAACGAAGAGAAAGATGAGATAAACAACAAGCTGAAACAGCTGACTGAGAGAAAAACACCAACATGTG ACGTGGTTAATTCAGAAGAATGGAGGAAATTTGGAACGAGTTGTTACTACATCTCTACTCGGTTAAAGAACTGGGCTGAGAGCAGACAGTACTGCAGAGAGAGAGGAGCAGATCTGGTGATCATCAACAGCAGAGAGGAACAG GAATTCATAAAGAATTTCAAAATAGACGCCTGGATCGGTCTAAGTGATGAAGAATCAGAGGGGGGGTggaagtgggtggatggatcaGCACTAACCTCAGA
- the LOC134326521 gene encoding CD209 antigen-like protein C, protein MDTGELVERMVAIYESVDAVGPQTTGTDPETRTHQPGGNKRGIRSCRLVAVGLGLLCLLLLATNIVLFINYVHEKEEKDQINNACQNLTESLVRILGWKKFGTSLYYTSTVIKTWAESRRDCRETGADLVIINSREEQEFINNLKIYTCIGLSDEESEGGWKWVDGSALTTAFWMNGNPNNDRNEDCVVSNAIWYKTLTNWNDEEMDLYPFNH, encoded by the exons ATGGATACGGGAGAACTAGTGGAGAGGATGGTAGCTATTTATGAAAGTGTGGACGCTGTTGGACCTCAGACAACCGGCACAGACCCTGAAACACGGACGCATCAACCAG GAGGTAATAAAAGAGGAATCAGAAGTTGCAGACTGGTAGCAGTGGGTTTGGGGTTGCTGTGTCTGCTTTTGCTGGCTACCAACATAGTGCTGTTCATCAACT ATGTTCATGAGAAAGAGGAGAAAGACCAGATAAACAACGCCTGCCAAAACTTGACTGAGAGTTTGGTGAGGATCCTTG GTTGGAAGAAATTTGGAACGAGTTTGTACTACACCTCTACTGTGATAAAGACCTGGGCCGAGAGCAGACGGGACTGCAGAGAGACAGGAGCAGATCTGGTGATCATCAACAGCAGAGAGGAACAG gaatttataaataatttaaagattTACACCTGTATTGGTCTAAGTGATGAAGAATCAGAGGGGGGGTggaagtgggtggatggatcaGCACTAACCACAGC GTTCTGGATGAATGGTAATCCTAATAATGACAGAAATGAGGACTGTGTTGTTTCAAATGCCATATGGTATAAAACTCTGACAAACTGGAACGAT GAAGAGATGGACTTGTACCCATTTAATCACTAG
- the LOC134327084 gene encoding CD209 antigen-like protein E: MAKDIYDDVGSFQLRQMDTGERVERMVDIYESVDAVRPQTTGTDPETRTHQPDVHVKEEKDGLFQTTESLKANSTAEKQNFLSSNQNLTEERKQLERRYQILIEKKDEITNNLKNLTERNTKLLRTYEDLVKILGWKKFGTSFYYISTWVKTWAESRQDCRERGADLVIINSREEQEFINNLNIYTWIGLSDVQSEGGWKWVDGSALTTAFWSQGRPNNDRNEDCVLLYWRSGNLYNWFDVSCSNVYYWICEFPLN, translated from the exons ATGGCCAAGGACATCTATGATGACGTGGGCAGCTTTCAGCTTCGTCAGATGGATACGGGAGAACGAGTGGAGAGGATGGTAGATATTTATGAAAGTGTGGATGCTGTTAGACCTCAGACAACCGGCACAGACCCTGAAACACGAACTCATCAACCAG ATGTTCATGTGAAAGAGGAGAAAGACGGTCTGTTCCAAACCACTGAATCTTTGAAAGCAAACAGCACTGCAGAAAAGCAGAACTTCCTGTCCAGCAACCAAAACCTGACTGAAGAGAGAAAACAGCTGGAGAGACGATATCAGATTCTGATAGAGAAGAAAGACGAGATAACCAACAACCTTAAAAACCTGACTGAGAGAAACACAAAGTTACTGAGGACGTATGAAGATTTAGTGAAGATCCTTG GTTGGAAGAAATTTGGAACAAGTTTTTACTACATCTCTACTTGGGTAAAGACCTGGGCTGAGAGCAGACAGGACTGCAGAGAGAGAGGAGCAGATCTGGTGATCATCAACAGCAGAGAGGAACAG gaatttataaataatttaaacatttacaccTGGATTGGTCTAAGTGATGTACAATCAGAGGGGGGGTggaagtgggtggatggatcaGCACTAACCACAGC GTTCTGGAGTCAGGGCCGACCTAATAATGACAGAAATGAGGACTGTGTTCTTTTGTACTGGAGGTCTGGAAATCTATACAACTGGTTTGATGTATCCTGCTCTAACGTTTATTACTGGATCTGTGAATTTCCACTGAATTAA